From Oryza sativa Japonica Group chromosome 4, ASM3414082v1, one genomic window encodes:
- the LOC4335784 gene encoding uncharacterized protein, translating to MPQINLESLFCGGGEAGSRVACETIALPGCSDAPAESRCVRIGDGAIWAELAGGAVLERDGSTKGSSNPKAAAASGKGKKGGPRPSSAESRRLPVTGKAAVVICGLPAGKMVAQKKRLSPCLGRGWRRAPAAAGARVFASEAVETDPGSPKVSCFGAVRSERSPATAAAAPAPPVEDEERNGGCWASVAATLRHLCRSSSNPLEGELETNEWNATATSSPTVAALSPPRPVAVGLGEMKRLASRRWPETMAVAGQGPVSAA from the coding sequence ATGCCGCAAATCAATCTGGAGTCCCtcttctgcggcggcggcgaggcggggtcGAGGGTGGCGTGCGAGACCATCGCGCTCCCCGGCTGCTCCGACGCCCCAGCGGAGTCGCGCTGCGTGCGGATAGGGGACGGCGCCATCTGGGCGGAGttggccggcggcgcggtgctGGAGAGGGATGGCTCCACCAAGGGCAGCTCTAATCCCAAGGCGGCCGCTGCGTccgggaaggggaagaagggcgGGCCACGGCCGTCGTCGGCTGAGTCGAGGAGGCTGCCGGTGACCGGCAAGGCGGCCGTCGTGATCTGCGGTCTGCCGGCGGGAAAGATGGTCGCGCAGAAGAAGCGGCTGTCCCCATGCCTTGGCCGCGGATGGCGCCGGGcacccgcggcggcgggggccagGGTCTTCGCGAGCGAGGCGGTGGAGACGGATCCCGGGTCCCCGAAGGTTTCGTGCTTTGGGGCCGTGCGGTCGgagaggtcgccggcgacggcggcggcggcgcctgcgccTCCCGTGGAGGACGAGGAGAGGAACGGCGGGTGCTGGGCGAGCGTGGCTGCCACGCTGCGTCACCTATGTCGTTCTTCCAGCAATCCGCTCGAAGGTGAGCTGGAGACGAACGAGTGGAACGCAACGGCGACTTCGTCACCGACGGTCGCCGCTctttcgccgccgcggccggtggCGGTTGGGCTGGGAGAGATGAAGCGCCTTGCTTCACGGCGGTGGCCGGAGACCATGGCAGTGGCTGGGCAGGGACCAGTCTCGGCGGCCTGA
- the LOC4335785 gene encoding uncharacterized protein has product MGCISSKLLPPGPGDARGGSGARATVRGRVDHVVSLTSTTYGVLDLHPKHGAAAAAAAAAAAAAAVACQEKVQETQAQPPQEDKPISREWKRARPPPLVVPSAKKPAPAGKLDSGLEVINAWEIMAGLEDADAADASPAKKPAKQPSRWSPARVIAMALPSPKKSATKRRNTPGKENSPLQRCSGNNNSSNINKTGDVNVDRVLRPYNSIDNSKLSRMSKRFSPVSARIVRKPGPPETGGGMSSSRRSLSPLFDPELLASIERELSEEGAHIKRMVGSEKPKHPKAAPPAMVAEGKCPPGGADAVVLYTTTLRGIRRTFEECNAVRAAIEAHDVKLIERDVSMDSGYREELRLLLGGREVRVPAVFVRGRHVGGAAEVTKLEEEGKLKALLQGLPRARVWCAGCAGVRFVMCRDCNGSRKVRVDGERKETVQCGECNENGLVRCPICS; this is encoded by the coding sequence ATGGGGTGCATCTCCTCGAAGCTGCTCCCGCCCGGGCCGGGCGACGCGAGAGGGGGAAGCGGCGCGCGCGCCACCGTGCGTGGCCGCGTCGACCATGTGGTGTCCCTCACCTCCACCACCTACGGGGTGCTCGACCTCCACCCCAAGCACGGGGCTGCGGctgccgcggcagcggcggcagcagcggcggcggcggtggcgtgccaGGAAAAGGTGCAGGAGACTCAGGCTCAGCCGCCGCAGGAGGATAAGCCGATAAGCAGGGAGTGGAAgcgcgcgaggccgccgccgctcgtggtCCCGAGCGCCAAgaagccggcgccggcgggtaaGCTGGACTCCGGATTGGAGGTTATCAACGCCTGGGAGATTATGGCCGGGCTggaggacgccgacgccgcggatGCGTCGCCGGCGAAGAAGCCGGCCAAGCAGCCGAGTCGTTGGTCGCCGGCAAGGGTCATCGCAATGGCCCTGCCGTCGCCCAAGAAGTCGGCGACGAAGCGGAGGAACACGCCCGGGAAGGAGAACAGCCCGCTGCAGCGCTGCTCCGggaacaacaacagcagcaacatCAACAAGACCGGCGACGTCAACGTCGACAGGGTCCTCCGGCCGTACAATTCAATCGACAACTCGAAATTGTCCAGGATGTCCAAGAGATTCTCTCCGGTGAGCGCTCGGATCGTCCGGAAGCCCGGGCCGCCGGAGACCGGCGGCGGAatgtcgtcgtcgcggcggagCCTGAGCCCGCTGTTCGACCCGGAGCTCCTGGCGTCCATCGAGCGCGAGCTGTCGGAGGAAGGCGCCCACATCAAGCGGATGGTCGGGTCGGAGAAGCCCAAGCACCCGAAGGCGGCGCCACCGGCGATGGTGGCCGAGGGGAAATGCCcgcccggcggcgccgacgcggtCGTCCTGTACACCACCACCCTCCGCGGCATCCGCAGGACGTTCGAGGAGTGCAACGCGGTGCGCGCGGCGATCGAGGCCCACGACGTGAAGTTGATCGAGCGGGACGTGTCCATGGACTCGGGCTACCGCGAGgagctgcggctgctgctgggcGGGCGGGAGGTGCGCGTGCCGGCGGTGTTCGTCCGGGGCCGgcacgtcggcggcgcggcggaggtgaccaagctggaggaggagggcaaGCTGAAGGCGCTGCTGCAGggcctcccgcgcgcgcgcgtctggTGCGCCGGCTGCGCCGGCGTGCGGTTCGTCATGTGCCGGGACTGCAACGGCAGCCGCAAGGTGCGCGTGGACGGCGAGCGGAAGGAGACGGTCCAGTGCGGCGAGTGCAACGAGAACGGCCTCGTCCGCTGCCCCATCTGCTCATGA
- the LOC4335782 gene encoding alpha carbonic anhydrase 1, chloroplastic — MAASHGNAIFVLLLCTLFLPSLACDSGGVKFGYTGSIGPDFWGNLSADFTRCSNGKQQSPIDIDTNNLVHELNMEPLHRNYTAANATLVDNIFNVALRYEEAAGVLSINGVKYTLKQMHWHSPSEHTINGFRFPLELHMVHTNENGNITVLAFLYRFGRPDPFFEQIQDKLAALNAEGCKAEKGSPVPAGSVSLLTMRQHVHIYYRYVGSLTTPPCAENVIWNIPAMPREMTPQQAADLMAPLDEGYRRNSRPTQQMNGRTVQLYHRFWGKKKRRSSP; from the exons ATGGCAGCTTCTCATGGAAATGCGATCTTTGTTCTGCTGCTGTGCACTCTCTTTCTCCCGTCCCTTGCATGTGACAGCG GTGGCGTGAAGTTTGGGTACACTGGTTCTATCGGCCCTGACTTCTGGGGGAATTTGAGTGCCGACTTCACGCGTTGCTCGAACGGAAAGCAGCAGTCCCCAATTGACATCGACACCAACAACCTGGTTCATGAACTGAATATGGAGCCACTCCATAGAAATTATACCGCTGCAAATGCTACTCTTGTCGACAACATCTTCAACGTCGCG CTGCGGTACGAAGAGGCAGCAGGGGTTCTGAGCATTAACGGGGTGAAGTACACGCTGAAGCAGATGCACTGGCACTCTCCTTCCGAGCACACCATCAACGGCTTCAG GTTCCCACTGGAGCTCCACATGGTTCACACCAACGAAAATGGCAACATCACCGTTCTGGCCTTTCTCTACCGATTTGGCAGGCCAGACCCGTTCTTCGAACAG ATTCAGGATAAGCTGGCTGCGCTCAACGCGGAGGGCTGCAAGGCAGAGAAAGGCAGCCCGGTCCCTGCCGGATCTGTGAGCTTGCTGACGATGAGGCAGCACGTGCACATATACTACAGATACGTTGGGTCACTGACCACGCCACCGTGCGCCGAGAACGTGATCTGGAACATCCCTGCCATG CCGAGAGAGATGACACCGCAGCAGGCCGCCGATCTGATGGCTCCCCTGGACGAAGGCTACCGCCGGAACAGCAGGCCGACGCAGCAGATGAACGGCCGCACCGTGCAGCTCTACCACAGGTTctgggggaagaagaagaggaggagctcCCCGTag